The Paenibacillus amylolyticus genome contains the following window.
GTTACTTGACAGGTACGCCTGGAAGCCGCCGATCTGGTGTCCGAATTCTTTGAATCCGCAGCCATCCCGCGAATCAATGCGGTTGTGCCATCGTCTTCCGTATTAGGCGTGAGGTCCGTGAGATCGATTACATATTTCTTGTCATAGCCATCTGAGTAAAAGGTAATAATAGACTCCGCAGTTGGTGCTGCAACTGCAATCGTATCCAGCGTAATGCTTCCCGCCAGCACTTTACCATGGTTATGATCCGTGTGATTGCCGCCAATCTCACTGCGTCCTGACGCGCTGAACAGCTTGCTTCCTTCCTGTGCGCCAAAGTATTCTTCGAACGTTGCGTTCAACTTCGTGTAACGTGCAGTCTGTTCCGCTACTTGTGATTGTCCATACATTTGGGCAAGCAACGCTTGGCCCTCCGTGGATTGGATCAGATTCAATGGTTGTGTGGTCATTAATAATCCTCCTATGGATATGCAGCTTTTTATTTTGGGGCTGTTGGTGAACATGGGTGTTGCGTCGTTTCATGCCTTATTCCTCTCCCATTATCTCAGCTTCACAGCGGAAAAGGTAGGGTAGAATTGAAAGTTTGTAAGCGTTTTGTGAAGTTATTTAATGTAAAAATAGGATTGAAAACCATTTTGCAATAACTTAACATTGGTATGAAGTAAAAACACATTATTTCCCATTCTTATTGTAGCTATGCTTTACATCTTATTGATGGAGGGAACGATGAAAATCAAGTCGAACTATACCAAGTTATTCGGTGCATTTTCGCTTACCTTTTTGGGTGATGGACTTACGCTTGCTGCGGTTCCTTGGCTCATATCCACACTTACAAGCGATACGCTGTATGCCTCTGTCACCATGACGGCCCTACGTTTACCCTGGCTTCTCTTTAGTCTGCCTGTGGGTGTTCTCATCGACCGATACTCACGCAAACATATGCTGATAGGGGCAGGTTTTACACGAATGATTCTTCTGCTTGCTCTGACGTTATGTATCTGGGGAGGTTGGGTGAGCATTCCGATTCTGGCTCTGTTCATGTTCGGGATTGGCCTTAGCCGGGTTGTATTCGACAGTACGGTGCAGACAGTGATTCCTCAACTGGTAGATGAGAGCAAGTTGGAAAAAGCCAATGGGCAGTTCACCGCCGGACAGTTAATCACAAGTGATATTCTGGGCGTTGCGCTGGGAGGGTTCATCATAACCCTGCATATTGTTTTTCCTTTGCCATAGACGCGGTAACGGCTGTTATTGCTCTGCTCTTTTTGATCAGTTTGAAAGGAAACTTCTACCCAGGGGATACCGAAACAACCAAGAAGCAAGTGCGCCCGATGAAGAATTGGAAACGCGAGATGTGGTCCGGTATTCGATATGTCTATCATGATCGTTTTCTCCGCGGATTAGCCATTCTGTCTGTCACCATTACGCTGATGTATTCCATCATCCTGGCTACTCAGATCTTCTTTGTACGAGATGTGCTTCGGTTGGATGCTTTTGCATTCGGTATGCTCATCTCCATCGCAACCATCGGCAGCATTGTAGGAAGCCAAGCTGTTGCATATATGCGCAAGAAATGGAGTACAAAACAATTAATTATCTCCTCCATTCTGTGCATGGGAATCATCTACGGTGTGGTGGGTCTTACTACTAATGCGTACTTAGTAGGCAGTCTATACTTCTGTGCTGCATTTTTCATCATTGTCTACAATGTTACCCGTTCCTCCATCCTGCAACGTTCCGTTCCTAATGAGATGCTTGGCCGGGTTGGAAGTGTGTTTCGCTTTCTTTCCTTTGGCATTAGTGCCATTGGTACACTTCTCGGCGGATTATTGGTGCGGGTTAGTGAAACGACGTTCGATCGCGTATTCTCGCTGCAACTCCCTTATCTCTTGCTAAGCTTGATCTATATCCTGTCTGCGCTGGTATTCACGATGAAGATGAAGAATCATGCAGAGAACCAGCAGCCTAACATCAACGCTTGACTGTTACGTTGGGTCATACTTGATAATGATCTCAAGCTTACATGAAGGAGAGATTAAGGATGAAGATTACCGCGTTACGCTCAGATCTAATCTATGAGGAGATCATCCAGGCTGCACCCGATGAGAAATTGGAGTTATACCGCGAGCGTATGATGGGTCCCTTTATGAACAAATGGAACATTCAACAGATTCCGTTTCGATCTCAAGAGCCTCACGGCTTCGACGTGATCATGATGAATAATTTTATGAATATCGCTCCCGCAGATATCACACCTGAGATTAACGAATCGTTAGCAGCAATCTCGTCCGAAGCATTTTGGCAACAGTGTCATGAAGCTGTTTGTACGAGTCTATCTACGTTTACAGATCATGGAATTGAACTATCGGTCTCCGAATATCTATATACGATTTTATTAGGCGACAAGAACAGTCCATCACTCATCATAAACGAAGGCATCAGCGGAGATGGTGGAATCCCTGGTTATATTATTGCGAACCTGATCCCCAATGGATATACTCTACCTCGTATGCAATCGGTGTTGGCCCATGAATGCAATCATAACGTGAGGTATCAATATATCCAGTGGAATCCACAGATTACGCTTGGGGAGATGGTGGTTAGTGAGGGGTTGGCTGAGAGCTTTGCGACATCCCTGTATGGAGAAGAGTTGTTAGGCCCCTGGGTAGCCAAAACGGATATGGAGACTTTGAACAACGTTATCAAACCGCAAATGAAAGAGCAGCTGCATGTCACTGGTTTTGACCAGATTAATCCCTATCTATACGGCGATGAACTTGCCACACTGCAAAATTTCACGCCCGTAGGTATGCCCTATGCAGCTGGCTATGCCTGCGGTTATCACCTAATTCAATACTACTTGAACAAAACAGGTACACCGATCACCGAAGCAACTATTACTC
Protein-coding sequences here:
- a CDS encoding MFS transporter, giving the protein MKIKSNYTKLFGAFSLTFLGDGLTLAAVPWLISTLTSDTLYASVTMTALRLPWLLFSLPVGVLIDRYSRKHMLIGAGFTRMILLLALTLCIWGGWVSIPILALFMFGIGLSRVVFDSTVQTVIPQLVDESKLEKANGQFTAGQLITSDILGVALGGFIITLHIVFPLP
- a CDS encoding MFS transporter, whose product is MALLFLISLKGNFYPGDTETTKKQVRPMKNWKREMWSGIRYVYHDRFLRGLAILSVTITLMYSIILATQIFFVRDVLRLDAFAFGMLISIATIGSIVGSQAVAYMRKKWSTKQLIISSILCMGIIYGVVGLTTNAYLVGSLYFCAAFFIIVYNVTRSSILQRSVPNEMLGRVGSVFRFLSFGISAIGTLLGGLLVRVSETTFDRVFSLQLPYLLLSLIYILSALVFTMKMKNHAENQQPNINA
- a CDS encoding DUF2268 domain-containing protein produces the protein MKITALRSDLIYEEIIQAAPDEKLELYRERMMGPFMNKWNIQQIPFRSQEPHGFDVIMMNNFMNIAPADITPEINESLAAISSEAFWQQCHEAVCTSLSTFTDHGIELSVSEYLYTILLGDKNSPSLIINEGISGDGGIPGYIIANLIPNGYTLPRMQSVLAHECNHNVRYQYIQWNPQITLGEMVVSEGLAESFATSLYGEELLGPWVAKTDMETLNNVIKPQMKEQLHVTGFDQINPYLYGDELATLQNFTPVGMPYAAGYACGYHLIQYYLNKTGTPITEATITPASVILAETKDFWNEDTLFHR